In a genomic window of Lagopus muta isolate bLagMut1 chromosome 2, bLagMut1 primary, whole genome shotgun sequence:
- the LOC125689410 gene encoding uncharacterized protein LOC125689410 isoform X1, producing MSGSTARKVQPFTISTKLSLPKCAAEFSADSCPGIALASALDGRRGLRAGLEQRISLYLAQARAGPREQPRGTDTGPGEEERVSRGVLGRSIKRITLSNWHGGDAGAQRDPARAGGEKNHNNNNSGAGTAHVKVFLRKDVDAEDEKHEAGSPRSGGFCSPVDRGSPFGMLVGAPTAAPHRESPRSKELAAARSSGQIAVGPPGLPEPSPPLAQFNREVLQAEGWVRGKLRDLKDGCDLQDWEQAAQTLQREMKDFENTLIKLNQMGEQLMCGPSPCAEAVRRQLLALREQWQLLRQTATSQSRALGGLRSLQDFGRKAERLETWMQSKEEKPSLEALLQESPDKIQLTRRILDLKQEEQQFQNLHEELNSLAQKLEKHGKSESRSISARRKHLNKMWLRLQGTLKEQHEALQLALEVAAFLQQADALLDAIHAKWKSVCSMGKQGEAEIGRDQDVRDIASQVMMLDVTVSQLLSLQPSLAARVTAKHRDVKESWAQLQQALRNEKAPALVPVSGFPGSEAVAAITEPCGHVSVQELEGKNTGDRQKRGRGVTVQKDMSRKMVEHMQGERSSPGSAAVGGDSKSEAPRTGFPMPDCPPLCRKRRVPTEAEADQGTRPLEAQVQDACQEGQEKAGSPQVEAMLRELGELWEDLQRKHQENGAVLREIDKALRLVGELDRAERWLQAVARSLSEPAPMRSPTELRRDLEGTDQLEKQLMLCGLKLQALRQEAASETSMEREGARKMQRKVEMVEEKLARVQSALRRRAADLRDSLVLSEFLQNLQEEESRNQQGSVVPGSRRHDSQGAFPPFFAQSEDTKEVSSPLGELQEAVEMLNSAMKERERVVEVAVETESLERLVAEVSPRLEALCCEAKALAHDTAQAESGFTTVKSEKDLQGLQSLQSRQQEMERVVSEGLQGRLEELERKAFHLQELCPTHLCPIGREAQRTLRVWAELQELLQETRVHVQQADRLRHFFKDYLAMISWTEDTRAQIFSESPSSHGLLEPKCEELERKIEGKLKEFEKLAAAGQQLVAEEHNLSAVIQERLEELQSMLGWVLVRWRAQRHQRDPGNKQEDRKDPESPLRASPAGQEQHAPYAQESILSPDRITLCSLPTPEPGPEPQMQVGAVGSLPASPLSDTPLGGEQSWGEPSNLGPPEEALAWDSSETSMLLLPPRGPSGLGGTVNLILSISKKGEKKKVQIEEAPRTAPLEESYGEKARKSSSTPQPAKRPPAASCRPPAPGAGTSPASHTLPKAGAGSLFNSLQRRERARAEQARLLTLQGIMGSSSLQPPPEERRGPTNTWPLKCGRRKAAGAAPSPPLGELLLYVKNPLVRDIDAECGAAPGHPQPRCFSPGSKPVCPQLALGSVLSLELPKDLGCLRDAAPREEERQGTGVRLWQPSCEAGWQKEGTGRQSQDLGKAPKGERGTWFEEVSFNPSYGRHKAWGLEERGSPRQPSSAGEGILDSCLSRPPRVSSRERDALAVHSYEDSSPERRARHHEAARLELGPSPTSSSGRAGAVPSAACASSTAPTQLSVFEWALGPPQPPSPVLGTTEVCHPAHRQFEEEEEELQAIWDGAGERRAPGHTAGSPHSSNTGGGPLILSAANNVLVAKFTLPGAAQLLHSPPGEKSHGVTPCLEEPPSTAPLDSPGVWDQHRQQEEEREGSKAATGKVEFQMMEGTLERKHVLQAGGRKASCRTWGLFHAVLMRQTLCFYQDRRDSLKSSVVALPLNLAGAICTPDTEYMKKTNCFRLQLRDGSEYLLRAPSQPLMNEWVSKLQQNSGFPEVDYFQAATQCIESPRAAGGFCKVPSPGSPHLQGHHQAMTAKSPEILMLPCSNTRLQQPLGTQDGPTDGTVAAVCISQMSCSPCSQHVSFLLQRMSVVPPAMQLGPGNNGGHPGCPLGCGTTAAQTLTTGWWPTSGGPTPSPQPPTRRSCLWLCPRSHRRPGAATRSRCTSVSKQQPCPGHAATPSWPSQGAHRMCWGRRPLAPRTNQSSRSSLGRRSDTKSVHFPPLRCHPCTTSALSTSSPLTPSPG from the exons ATGTCGGGCAGCACGGCGAGGAAGGTGCAGCCCTTCACCATCAGCACCAAGCTCTCGCTGCCCAAGTGCGCCGCCGAGTTCTCCGCCGACTCCTGCCCCGGCATCGCCCTCGCCTCCGCGCTGGACGGCCGCCGCGGGCTCCGTGCCGGCCTGGAGCAGCGCATCTCCCTGTATCTGGCCCAGGCGCGGGCCGGCCCCCGCGAGCAGCCCCGCGGCACCGACACCGGCCCAGGCGAGGAGGAGAGGGTGAGCCGCGGTGTCTTGGGGCGCTCCATCAAGAGGATCACGCTGTCCAACTGGCACGGGGGGGACGCGGGGGCACAACGGGACCCCGCCCGGGCCGGCGGCGAGAAgaaccacaacaacaacaacagcgGCGCGGGGACGGCGCACGTCAAG GTCTTTCTCAGGAAGGATGTGGATGCTGAGGATGAGAAGCATGAGGCTGGCAGTCCGCGGTCCGGTGGTTTCTGCTCTCCCGTGGACAGAGGTTCCCCTTTTGGTATG CTGGTGGGAgcccccacagcagcaccccaCAGGGAGAGCCCCAGGAGCAAGGAGCTGGCGGCAGCAAGAAGCAGCGGGCAGATTGCTGTGGGACCCCCGGGTCTTCCTGAGCCGAGCCCCCCGCTCGCCCAGTTCAACCGGGAGGTGCTGCAG gcagaaggctGGGTGCGAGGCAAGCTGCGGGACCTGAAGGATGGCTGCGACCTCCAGGACTGGGAACAGGCAGCTCAGACCCTGCAGAGGGAGATGAAGGACTTTGAGAACACATTGATAAAGCTCAACCAG ATGGGTGAGCAGCTGATGTGTGGGCCGAGCCCCTGTGCCGAGGCGGTGCGGAGGCAGCTGCTGGCCCTGCGGGAACAGTGGCAGCTCCTGAGACAGACAGCCACCAGCCAGAGCCGGGCCCTGGGTGGGCTGCGCAGTCTGCAGGACTTTGGCAGGAAGGCAGAGCGGCTGGAGACCTGGATGCAGAGCAAG GAGGAGAAgccatccctggaagcactctTGCAGGAGAGCCCGGACAAGATCCAGCTCACCCGCCGCATCCTCGACTTGAAGCAG gaggagcagcagttCCAGAACCTGCATGAGGAGCTTAACAGCCTGGCCCAGAAGCTAGAGAAACATGGCAAAAGTGAGAGCAGGAGCATCTCTGCCCGGCGCAAGCACCTCAATAAGAT GTGGCTCCGGCTGCAAGGGACTCTAAAGGAGCAACACGAGGCTCTGCAGCTGGCCCTGGAGgttgctgccttcctgcagcaagCGGATGCCCTACTGGATGCCATCCATGCCAAG TGGAAGAGTGTCTGCAGCATGGGGAAGCAAGGGGAAGCTGAGATAGGCCGGGATCAGGATGTCAGGGATATAGCCAGCCAAGTGATG ATGCTGGACGTGACTGTGtcccagctgctcagcctgcagcccagTTTGGCAGCTCGTGTCACTGCCAAACACCGAGATGTGAAGGAGAGCTGGGCCCAGCTCCAGCAGGCACTGAG GAACGAGAAGGCTCCAGCACTGGTTCCAGTGAGTGGTTTCCCAGGGAGTGAAGCTGTAGCTGCGATCACTGAGCCCTGTGGACATGTTAGTGTCCAGGAGTTGGAGGGGAAGAACACAGGAGACAGACAGAAGAGAGGTCGTGGTGTCACG GTGCAGAAGGACATGTCGAGGAAGATGGTGGAGCACATGCAAGGCGAGAGGAGTAGCCCCGGATCTGCAGCAGTGGGCGGGGACAGCAAGAG TGAAGCCCCAAGGACGGGGTTCCCCATGCCTGACTGTCCCCCCCtctgcaggaagaggagagTACCTACAGAGGCAGAGGCTGATCAGGGCACACGGCCACTGGAGGCCCAGGTGCAGGATGCCTGCCAG GAGGGGCAGGAGAAAGCGGGCAGCCCACAGGTGGAGGCCATGCTGCGGGAGCTGGGTGAGCTGTGGGAGGACTTGCAGAGGAAGCACCAGGAGAATGGTGCGGTGCTGCGGGAAATCGATAAG GCACTGAGGCTGGTTGGGGAGCTGGACCGTGCTGAAAGATGGCTGCAAGCAGTGGCCAGGTCACTCTCAGAGCCAGCCCCCATGCGAAGCCCCACGGAGCTGCGGCGGGACCTGGAGGGGACAGaccagctggaaaagcagctcaTGCTGTGCGGCCTCAAGCTCCAGGCACTGCGGCAGGAGGCAGCGAGCGAGACATCAATGGAGCGTGAAGGGGCAAGGAAGATGCAGAGGAAGGTGGAGATGGTGGAGGAGAA GCTGGCACGAGTGCAGTCAGCACTGCGGCGCCGAGCTGCTGACCTGCGTGACTCCTTGGTGCTGTCCGAGTTCCTGCAGAACCTGCAAGAGGAGGAATCACGGAACCAGCAGGGATCTGTGGTG CCAGGGAGCAGGCGTCATGACTCGCAGGGGGCTTTTCCCCCATTCTTTGCCCAGTCTGAAGATACTAAGGAGGTGAGCAGTCCTttgggagagctgcaggaggccGTGGAGATGCTGAACAGTGCGATGAAGGAGCGTGAGCGGGTTGTGGAGGTGGCAGTGGAGACGGAAAGCCTGGAGCGCCTG GTGGCAGAGGTGTCCCCGCGTCTGGAGGCCCTTTGCTGTGAAGCCAAGGCCCTGGCTCATGACACTGCCCAAGCAGAGAGCGGTTTCACCACAGTGAAAAGCGAGAAGGACCTCCAGGggctgcagagcctgcagagccGGCAGCAGGAAATGGAA CGTGTGGTGTCAGAGGGCCTGCAGGGGAGGCTGGAGGAACTGGAGCGGAAAGCTTTCCATTTGCAAGAGCTCTGCCCCACACACCTGTGCCCCATCGGCCGGGAGGCACAGCGCACGCTACGGgtgtgggcagagctgcaggagctgctgcaggagaccCGTGTCCACGTGCAGCAGGCTGATCGGCTGCGGCACTTCTTCAAGGATTACTTGGCCATGAT CTCCTGGACAGAGGACACACGGGCTCAGATCTTCTCAGAGAGCCCAAGCAGCCACGGTCTCCTGGAGCCCAAGTGTGAGGAGCTGGAAAGGAAGATCGAGGGGAAGCTGAAGGAGTTTgagaagctggcagcagcagggcagcagctggtggCTGAGGAGCACAACTTGAGTGCAGTG ATCCAGGAGCgtctggaggagctgcagagcatgctgggctgggtgctggtgcGCTGGCGAGCACAGAGGCACCAGCGGGACCCTGGGAACAAGCAGGAGGACAGGAAAGACCCAGAGAGCCCCTTGCGAGCATCCCCTGCTGGCCAG GAGCAGCATGCCCCATATGCTCAGGAGAGCATCCTCAGCCCAGACAGGATCACACTCTGCTCACTCCCCACACCTGAGCCAGGTCCAGAGCCGCAGATGCAGGTGGGAGCAGTGGGCTCCCTGCCAGCATCACCTCTCTCAGACACACCACTgggaggggagcagagctggggggagCCTAGCAACTTGGGACCCCCTGAGGAGGCTCTGGCCTGGGATTCCTCTGAGACCTctatgctgctgctgccgccacGGGGCCCCAGCGGGCTGGGGGGAACAGTCAACTTGATCCTGAGCATCAGCAAGAAGGGTGAGAAGAAGAAGGTGCAGATTGAGGAGGCGCCAAGGACG GCACCACTGGAGGAGAGCTATGGGGAGAAAGCCAGGAAGAGTTCCAGCACACCGCAGCCAGCAAAGCGACCGCCTGCCGCATCCTGCCGCCCGCCAGCACCCGGTGCTGGCACATCACCAGCTTCACACACCCTGCCCAAAGCCGGGGCCGGATCCCTCTTCAACAGCCTGCAGCGGAGGGAGCGGGCAAGGGCTGAGCAGGCACGGCTGCTGACGCTGCAGGGCATCATGggctccagctccctgcagcccccgcCCGAGGAGCGCCGCGGCCCCACCAACACATGGCCTCTCAAGTGCGGCCGCAGGAAGGCGGcgggagcagctcccagccccccacttggagagctgctgctgtacgTGAAGAACCCCTTGGTGCGGGACATTGATGCTGAGTGCGGGGCGGCCCCTGGGCACCCCCAGCCCCGTTGCTTCTCCCCAGGGTCAAAGCCCGTGTGCCCCCAGCTCGCTCTGGGCTCCGTGCTGAGCCTGGAACTGCCCAAGGACCTGGGGTGCCTCCGGGATGCGGCACCAcgggaggaggagaggcagggCACGGGAGTGCGGCTCTGGCAGCCCAGCTGCGAGGCCGGGTGGCAGAAGGAGGGCACGGGGAGGCAAAGTCAAGATCTGGGGAAGGCCCCTAAGGGCGAGCGAGGAACGTGGTTTGAAGAGGTGAGCTTCAACCCCAGCTATGGCCGGCACAAGGCCTGGGGCCTGGAGGAACGCGGCAGCCCACGGcaacccagcagtgctggtgaggGAATCCTGGACTCTTGCCTGAGCCGGCCGCCCCGTGTCAGCAGCCGGGAGCGGGACGCATTGGCTGTCCACTCATACGAGGATAGCAGCCCTGAAAGAAGGGCCAGGCATCATGAAGCTGCTCGTCTTGAGCTGGGGCCGTCCCCCACCAGCTCCTcgggcagggcaggagcagtCCCCAGTGCTGCCTGTGCTTCCTCCACTGCTCCCACCCAGCTCTCTGTCTTTGAGTGGGCGCTGggccccccgcagccccccagCCCGGTGCTGGGTACCACCGAGGTGTGCCACCCTGCCCACAGGCAgtttgaggaggaggaggaggagctgcaggccatCTGGGATGGGGCGGGTGAGCGGCGGGCACCTGGCCACACAGCAGGCAGCCCCCACAGCTCCAACACAGGTGGCGGGCCCCTCATCCTCTCAGCAGCCAACAATGTGCTGGTGGCCAAGTTCACCCTGCCCGGcgctgcccagctcctgcacagcccaCCTGGGGAGAAGAGCCATGGGGTCACCCCCTGTTTGGAGGAGCCGCCATCCACAGCCCCCTTGGACAGCCCCGGCGTGTGGGATCAGCATaggcagcaggaagaggagagagagggcAGCAAG gCTGCCACCGGGAAAGTGGAGTTCCAGATGATGGAGGGGACGCTGGAAAGGAAACacgtgctgcaggcagggggcAGAAAG GCGAGCTGCCGTACCTGGGGCCTCTTCCACGCTGTGCTGATGAGGCAGACGTTGTGCTTCTACCAGGACCGCAGGGACAGCCTCAAG AGCTCCGTGGTGGCCCTTCCCCTGAACCTCGCCGGGGCCATCTGCACACCAGACACTGAGTACATGAAGAAGACCAACTGCTTCAGGCTGCA GCTGCGGGATGGCTCCGAGTACCTCCTGAGGgccccctcccagcccctcaTGAACGAATGGGTCTCCAAGCTGCAGCAGAACTCAG GTTTCCCTGAAGTGGATTACTTCCAGGCAGCCACACAATGCATTGAgagccccagggctgctggggg GTTCTGCAAGGTGCCCAGCCCTGGGAGTCCCCACCTGCAGGGACACCACCAGGCCATGACTGCCAAGAGCCCGGAGATTTTGATGCTGCCCTGCTCTAATACCCGGCTGCAACAGCCTCTGGGCACCCAGGATGGCCCAACTGATGGGACAGTGGCAGCAG TGTGCATCTCCCAGATGTCTTGCTCCCCCTGCTCCCAGCAtgtctcttttctgcttcagaggaTGTCTGTGGTGCCACCAGCCATGCAGCTGGGTCCAGGGAACAACGGTGGTCACCCAGGATGTCCCCTGGGCTGTGGGACAACAGCTGCCCAGACACTGACTACGGGCTGGTGGCCAACAAGCGGAGGTCCTACTCCTTCACCTCAG CCACCTACCAGAAGATCATGCCTGTGGCTGTGCCCCAGGAGCCACCGGAGGCCGGGAGCAGCTACTCGGTCACGCTGTACATCAGTGAGCAAGCAGCAGCCATGCCCAGGGCACGCTGCCACTCCTTCGTGGCCCAGCCAGGGAGCCCACAGGATGTGCTGGGGGAGAAGACCCCTCGCCCCAAGAACAAATCAGTCTTCAAGAAGTTCTTTGGGAAGAAGGAGTGACACGAAGTCTGtccattttcctcctctcagGTGCCATCCTTGCACCACGTCTGCTCTCAGCACCAGCTCACCACTCACCCCCTCCCCAGGGTGA